In Methanomassiliicoccales archaeon, the genomic stretch TAATAGTAAGTAAGCCTGCCGATAGTGACCTTGATCTTGCTGTCATTGCAAGGAATGATCTTTACTGTGAATGAGTAGGAGTTATTGAATCCTTCGGACTCTCGAGGCATCACTGTCTTTCTAATGATGATCCCTGAATTGTCGAATCTCACCCTGAAAAGCCCTGGATGATCTCTGATAACCGAATTAATGATTTTTCTGACTTTTTCCATCATATCACTCACCTCCGAGCAGCAGTTCATTGATGTCATCTTCAGACAAGATTTCTGCTTCTTTGTCTGTCATCACTGAAACGCCCTCACGGCTAATTGTATAAATGTAGCCGTGAGGCTTTCCGTATCGACGACCACTGATAGAGACTTTGATTTTGTTTGGCACTGGACTCACTACGACGTACTGTCGCCCTGAGCCCATGCGTCCTGCCTCGCCTTGGGCGATAACGCCCTCGACAAGGCAGGTAACCCTTCTTTCGAACTTGTGTTCATTGGATCCTCTGAACCCAATCGGACTTCTAAGTACGAGGATCACATGATCCTCGTCACTGTTCTCACTGTTCTTTGTCTCAACGATCTTCGGTCGGTGTGTTCTTGTCTCAGATAGTCGCGTATAATGTATTTCCACTTTTTTATCTTTTTTCCATTTTTTCAAACTCTCTTTTCTCAGTTTTACTGGGAGGACACCGCACTGGCGTCCTCTCCCTTTTTCCCCCACCGTAATGGCAGGGATTTTCACCCCGTTTGAGAGGGTGAAAACCCCAACTACTGGGGGTTTAATTTTTTCCTCTTTTATTTCATATATCTTCATATTCCCTCTTCTTTTTTTTTTTACTCTCTTTCTATTGTGTGAGGGTGACAACATCACCCTCACTAACGTCAGATACTTCTCTGATGTGAAGGGGGATAGTCACTTTCCCCCATTTTTGGACCTTCGCGGAGAATGTTACTTTCTCCATTTTCTTACCTCCCATGATTTTTTTTGAGGGTGGAAGGAGCCTATTCACCCTCCACCCAATCTCTTATGGATTCTACTATTGCTTCTTGGATATCTATGTCTTTAAGATCTTTTTCTTCTATTATGAGAATCTCTGGTTCAAGGTAGATGTCATAGCTTTTCATTGTCAAAGTATATATGCTGTCATACTTTTCCCAGACTGGGTACGCCCTTACAACCCCTTCTGAGAGCTCCACCTCAATGGTGGGGCCCTCAACGGGTGTCTTTTGCGGATCTTCTGCTATTTTCTCTGAGAACTCATAGATCTCTGCTATTGAGATCCCATCCTCGTAGACCTCCTCTACAAGCTGTAGGAGGTCTGGATCCTTAGAATCAAAATTGGAGAGGACTGGGAGACTCTCACGACTTGAATAAACCTCCCAATCCTCCACAGCATTTAATTCCTCCCAGAATGCATCTGGGAGGCTGTCGGCTGCTGGATGTTCTCTTATTTCTTCAACAAACCTTTTCATATGATTTAAAACCATTTTTTCACCTCCATTTTTTCTAAAAGAAATTAAAATTTTTTTAGAGTTCTTCAATCTCTCTCTCCTCTTCCTCATTTTCCTTGTATGCCTTTTTCACTTGTTTGTATATCTCATCGATGTCGAAGATCGCTTTTCCTTGTCGACGCACGTACTTGTACTCAACACGTCTGTGGGCCCTTGTAAGTTGCATTTCCAAGACCGGATCGTAGTGTAGTCGTATAACGGCGATCACACCTGGCCGGACATTATATACATCATTTCCAAGTTTCTTCTCAGACATTTTCCCTTCGATTATGGCTTTTTCAACCATTTTCTCAAGTTCTTCTTTTTCTATCATCATTCTCTCACCTCCTCAGCAACTATTTCCCTTATCCTTATTATTTTTGCCCCAGCCTTCTCCATCTCATCAGGGGCCAGCTCTTGGCCCCTCTGAGAGAAGGCGATGCCGGGGAGCACAAGCAGGTACACCTGTGCCCCCCTCTGAAGGGCCTCCAGGATCAGGGAGACAGGAAGAATCCCATATATCCTGTCCCCCTCTTCTATTT encodes the following:
- the csx16 gene encoding CRISPR-associated protein Csx16, with protein sequence MKTKIVTRHPGAIRWLRAKGIEGEVIQHLTPEEIEEGDRIYGILPVSLILEALQRGAQVYLLVLPGIAFSQRGQELAPDEMEKAGAKIIRIREIVAEEVRE